The genomic segment TTATGTGAACACGTTTCTGCTATTAAAACTTTATCTCCATCTTTAAGTTTATCTAAAACTTTCACACCTTCTATAAAAGTTTTTAAATCTCCTTTTTGATTAGCAAATAAAATAGAAAAACTAGTTAGTTTAAATCTATTATTGACTAATTTATCTACTTTTTTAAAAGCTTGTGAATCAGTTATAATTAAATCAATTTTATTGAAATTATTTAAAGTATTTTCTAGTTCAGTATCTCGGACAACTAGGGATTTTATACCATGATCTAAAGCATCTCTAAGCATTTGAACCTGAGGCAATATTAATCTTCCTTTAGGAGCTTCAGAATCAATAGGGACAACCATAACTATGAAAGAATCATAGGGAAGTAATTTGCCTAATAAAGTTGGTTCATCTTCTAAAACATTTAATTTTTTTATTAATTGATTTTTTAAGTTTAAAATATCTTTTTCATTTTTAGTAGAAATAAAAATAGCATCTAGGAACAAAGAGTTTATTTTCTCTCTATCATCATAATTCAGTAAATCACATTTATTTACCACTGTTAAAAATGGAATATTATGTTTTTTTAAATTGTTAGTCAAATATAAATAAAAATCATAATCTAAATTTGAACCATCAAGGACAACAAGAGCAAAATCTGTTCGATTTAGTTCTGATAGAGCTTTTTTTACTCGTAATTCACCTAGAGATCCAGAATCGTCTAATCCAGCAGTATCTATAAATAAAACAGGACCATATGGAATTAATTCCATAGGTTTTGTCACTGAATCAGTAGTGGTTCCTTTTTGCTCAGAAACAATAGAAATATTTTGATTAGTTATAGCATTTAAAAGGGAAGATTTCCCTGAATTTGTTTTACCAAATAAACTTATATGAGTTCTGTTTGAATTTGGAGTCGACTTCATAAAACCTCCTATATATATAAATCTCTTTCCCCATTCTTTATTCTTTTTATATTATTTTTAGTTAACTCTTTAATATCATCTCGTTTAATTTTTATAATTTCTCTAGCAATAACTTCTTCAACTTTTTCTAATAATTCTTTATCACCATAATCCATAGCATATTCCATTAAAGTCATAAGAGCATTAGGACCACAAACATTTTGAATATTACCGGATTTAGCTAGTTCCATAAACCTGTCCCCTGTCCTACCTTGTCTATAGCATGCAGTGCAATAACTTGGAACATAATCCTCATCAAGAAGGGATTTTAAAATTTCTAAAGGAGTTCTATGATCTGCTAATTCAAATTGATCAGGAGCACTTTTTCCAAGAGCTCTATCGGTATATCCACCAACATCAGTTGAAGAACCAGCACTAACTTGAGAGACTCCATATTTTATAACTTCTCTTCTCATTTCAGGAGTTTCTCTAGTAGATAATATAAGTCCAGTGAATGGAACAGCTAATCTAATAATAGCAACAATATTTTTGAAAAGATCATCATCAACTAAATGAGGGAATTGCTCAAGAGACATTCCTTCAGCTTGTTTTAATCTAGGAACAGAAATAGTATGAAAACCAACCCCGTGAGTTTTTTCTAAATGTTCATTATGAAGCATTAATGAAATTACTTCAAATTTTGGATCAGCTAAACCGAATAAAACTCCTCCTCCAACATCATCAATTCCACCTTCCATAGCTCTATCAAAAGCTGTTAAATGATACTCATAATTTCCTTTTAAACAATGAGGATGCATAGATTCATAAGTTGGTTTATGATAAGTTTCTTGAAATAAAATATATGTTCCAATTTCGGCAGCTTTAAGTTTTTTATAGTTTTCTAAGGTAGTAGCAGCAATATTAACATTTATTCTTCTAATAGCTCCATTTTCAAATTTAGTTGAATAAACAGCATCAATAGCATCTAAAATATAATTAATATCACAATTAATAGGATCTTCTCCAGCTTCTAAAGCTAATCTTTTATGCCCCATTTTTTCTAAGAGTTTTACTTCATTTTGAATTTCTTCTCTAGTTAATTTTTTTCTTTCAAATTTATTACAAATTTTATAACCGCAATAAACGCAATTGTTAACACAATAATTACTTACATATAAAGGTGCAAAAACAACTATTCTATTTCCATAAATAGATTCTTTTAACATATGAGCAATTTCAAATAATCTTTTTCTTTGGTTTGGTTTTTTGATTTCAAAAAGAGCGGCAACTTCTCCATGAGTTAATCCTTTTTTGGCTTGAGCTTTATCTAATATTTTATTAATATCATCTTCTGTAACATTTTTAGATTTTTCAATTAAAGAATAAATATATTCATGATCGATAAAATTTAAATTCTTTTCCATTTTATATTATCTCCTCTTGACATAACTGGTTCGAAACCAGCTTGTCTTATATTTTCATCTATTTTTTTCTTTTCTTCAGCGGCTTCTCCATTAGTAAAAACTTTACCATCATAAAGAGCATATTTTTTTCGACATTCAAATGGAGAAAGGTTAGGCATAATAACATTAGCACCTGCTTTAAAAGCTTTATTTCGACTTTCAGGATCAATAGTACCAAGAGCTGTTGTAGCTGGAAGTAAAACATCTGGAAGTAATAATCTAATAATTGCTAACATTGTTATTGTAGTATAGGCATCTCCTCCTTTTTCATATCTTAAAGGAGTATCTTTTTGAGGAATAAAAGGGCCTATTCCTACCATATGTGGTTCTAAATTTTTTAAAAATTTTAAATCTTGCACAAAATCATTGAGAGTTTGATTAGGAAGTCCAATTAAAAATCCAGCACCAATTTGATATCCAATCTCTTTTAAATTATTTAAACATTGAATTCTATTTTCAAAATTCATATTTGGATGTAATGAATGGTAAAGAGCTTTATTAGCGGTTTCATGTCGGAGTAAATATCTATCTGCTCCAGCCTCATATAAAGCTTTATAGGATTCATAGGAACGTTCTCCAAGAGAAAGAGTAATAGCATTTTCAGGATATTTTATTTTAATAGATTTTATAATGTCTACTAATACTTCATCTTTAAAAAATGCATCTTCTCCACCTTGTAGAACAAAGGTTTTATACCCTAATTGATATCCTTTTTCGCAGGAAAGTAAAATTTCTTCTTTAGACAACCTGTATCTTTGTACATTTTTATTTTCTGCACGAATACCGCAGTAAAAACAATTTCTACTACATATATTACTTATTTCAATAAGTCCTCTGAAAAAAACTGTTTTACCATAGGATTTTAGCCTAGTATGATAAGCTTTTTCAATAAGATAGTTTCGACTGTCATCATCTAAATTTTTAAGAAGAAATAATAGTTCTGCTTCATTTAAATTGTTATTAATATACAACTTATCAATTAATTTTTTAAGCATAAAATCTCCTTATAAAAAAATGTTAAATATAACTTAACTATTTTAATTATACTCTTTTTTGAAATGATTACAAGTATAAAAAAAACTTACAGAGATAAACTCTATAAGTTTTTATATTATTTTATAATAAATGAATATTTTTTTCTTCGCACTCTTCAACTAATGATTTAGGCCATAATGATGCTTGAACTTCACCAATATGTACTTTATCTAAAAAGAATAAACAGATACGAGATTGTCCAAGTCCTCCTCCTATTGTATATGGAAGTTCACCATTTAATAATTTTGAATGGAATTCAAATTGTCTTCTATCATTTGCATTAGATGCATGTAATTGTTTATCTAAAGCTTCTTCATCTACACGAATACCCATAGAAGAAAGTTCTAATCCTATTCCAAGAGGAGCATAATCAACAATAATATCTCCATTTAAAGACCAATCATCATAATCGGGAGCTCTACCATCATGTTTATTTCCAGAAGCTAAAGGAGCACCAATTTCCATTAAAAATATTGCTCCACATTTTTTGGCATGGGCATGTTCTCTTTCTTTAGATGTTAAAGTTGGATATAAATCTTCTAATTCTTGAGAAGTTACAAAAGTAATTTCTTCTGGTAATTTTTTAGAAAGAGTAGGATAAATATCAGTTATATATTTTTCTGTTGCTTTTAAAACACTGAAAATCTTTTTTACAGTATCTTTTAATGTTTCTTTAGTTCTGTCTTTTTTTTCGATTATTTTTTCCCAATCCCATTGATCAACGTAATAAGAATGAATAGGGCTTAAATCTTCATCTCTTCTAATTGCATTCATATCAGTATATAATCCAGTTCCAATTTCAAAATCATATTTATGTAAAGCCATTCTTTTCCATTTAGCAAGAGAATGAACGATAACAGCTTGTTCTCCAGATTTAACGTCAAAAGTAACAGCTCTTTCAATACCATTTAAATCATCGTTTAAACCACTTTCAGGTGTAACAAATAAAGGGGCTGATACTCTAGTTAAATTTAAAGCTTTTGCCAATTCTCTTTCAAAGAAATCTTTTACTAATTTAATTGCTTTTTCAGTTTCTATTAATGATAATTTAGATTGATACATAAAACCACGCTCCTAGAATATTTTTTATAAAAAAAAGCTCTTAGTACTTATATAAAACAAGTCCTAAGAGCTAAATATACAGATTAATTTTATTAAAATCAAATGTGTTAAAAAACAGATTTAATTTTATCTATATTTTCTCAAAAATAAATTGTTATATAAGATACTAGAATATATTAATTTAAATTTTAATGGATTATTGCAATTATTATTGTTATTATTAAAATTATTATTGCAATTATTATTAAAATTTATTTTCATTCTAGACCTCCTATAAAAAATTATTTTTCTTGAA from the Cetobacterium ceti genome contains:
- the hydF gene encoding [FeFe] hydrogenase H-cluster maturation GTPase HydF; translation: MKSTPNSNRTHISLFGKTNSGKSSLLNAITNQNISIVSEQKGTTTDSVTKPMELIPYGPVLFIDTAGLDDSGSLGELRVKKALSELNRTDFALVVLDGSNLDYDFYLYLTNNLKKHNIPFLTVVNKCDLLNYDDREKINSLFLDAIFISTKNEKDILNLKNQLIKKLNVLEDEPTLLGKLLPYDSFIVMVVPIDSEAPKGRLILPQVQMLRDALDHGIKSLVVRDTELENTLNNFNKIDLIITDSQAFKKVDKLVNNRFKLTSFSILFANQKGDLKTFIEGVKVLDKLKDGDKVLIAETCSHNTSHEDIGRVKIPNLIKKYTSKQIIFEFKMGKDFPEDLSEYSLIIHCGACMINKKLMESRIKISKNNHIPITNYGIVLSYLTGILDKSVEIFEF
- the hydG gene encoding [FeFe] hydrogenase H-cluster radical SAM maturase HydG, which encodes MEKNLNFIDHEYIYSLIEKSKNVTEDDINKILDKAQAKKGLTHGEVAALFEIKKPNQRKRLFEIAHMLKESIYGNRIVVFAPLYVSNYCVNNCVYCGYKICNKFERKKLTREEIQNEVKLLEKMGHKRLALEAGEDPINCDINYILDAIDAVYSTKFENGAIRRINVNIAATTLENYKKLKAAEIGTYILFQETYHKPTYESMHPHCLKGNYEYHLTAFDRAMEGGIDDVGGGVLFGLADPKFEVISLMLHNEHLEKTHGVGFHTISVPRLKQAEGMSLEQFPHLVDDDLFKNIVAIIRLAVPFTGLILSTRETPEMRREVIKYGVSQVSAGSSTDVGGYTDRALGKSAPDQFELADHRTPLEILKSLLDEDYVPSYCTACYRQGRTGDRFMELAKSGNIQNVCGPNALMTLMEYAMDYGDKELLEKVEEVIAREIIKIKRDDIKELTKNNIKRIKNGERDLYI
- the hydE gene encoding [FeFe] hydrogenase H-cluster radical SAM maturase HydE, whose amino-acid sequence is MLKKLIDKLYINNNLNEAELLFLLKNLDDDSRNYLIEKAYHTRLKSYGKTVFFRGLIEISNICSRNCFYCGIRAENKNVQRYRLSKEEILLSCEKGYQLGYKTFVLQGGEDAFFKDEVLVDIIKSIKIKYPENAITLSLGERSYESYKALYEAGADRYLLRHETANKALYHSLHPNMNFENRIQCLNNLKEIGYQIGAGFLIGLPNQTLNDFVQDLKFLKNLEPHMVGIGPFIPQKDTPLRYEKGGDAYTTITMLAIIRLLLPDVLLPATTALGTIDPESRNKAFKAGANVIMPNLSPFECRKKYALYDGKVFTNGEAAEEKKKIDENIRQAGFEPVMSRGDNIKWKRI
- the asnA gene encoding aspartate--ammonia ligase, which codes for MYQSKLSLIETEKAIKLVKDFFERELAKALNLTRVSAPLFVTPESGLNDDLNGIERAVTFDVKSGEQAVIVHSLAKWKRMALHKYDFEIGTGLYTDMNAIRRDEDLSPIHSYYVDQWDWEKIIEKKDRTKETLKDTVKKIFSVLKATEKYITDIYPTLSKKLPEEITFVTSQELEDLYPTLTSKEREHAHAKKCGAIFLMEIGAPLASGNKHDGRAPDYDDWSLNGDIIVDYAPLGIGLELSSMGIRVDEEALDKQLHASNANDRRQFEFHSKLLNGELPYTIGGGLGQSRICLFFLDKVHIGEVQASLWPKSLVEECEEKNIHLL